In the Thermodesulfobacteriota bacterium genome, one interval contains:
- a CDS encoding UDP-glucuronic acid decarboxylase family protein, with translation MVKRTLITGGAGFLGSHMCDRLIAESHFVICMDNLITGNMDNIAHLFGNNHFRFIKHDVTEYIYVEGELDFILHFASPASPIDYLKLPIQTLKVGSLGTHKALGLAKAKKATFLLASTSECYGDPLVHPQSEDYWGNVNPVGPRGVYDEAKRFAEAITMAYHRYHGIETRIARIFNTYGPKMRLDDGRALPTFICQALRKEELTVFGDGLQTRSFCYVSDLVEGIYRLLMSDEIPPVNLGNPSEITILEFAEKILELTDSKSKITFTTLPEDDPKVRQPEISKAKKLLNWEPKISLDEGLKMTLEYFKERV, from the coding sequence ATGGTAAAGCGAACCTTAATTACCGGAGGAGCTGGATTTCTCGGTTCCCACATGTGCGATCGTTTGATTGCAGAGAGTCATTTTGTTATCTGCATGGACAACCTTATTACCGGGAACATGGACAATATTGCCCATCTCTTTGGTAATAACCATTTCAGGTTCATAAAACACGATGTGACCGAATATATATATGTAGAAGGAGAATTAGATTTTATTCTACATTTTGCTTCCCCTGCAAGCCCTATAGATTACTTGAAGTTGCCGATCCAGACCTTAAAGGTAGGTTCCCTGGGGACTCATAAGGCTTTAGGGTTGGCTAAAGCAAAGAAGGCAACTTTTTTATTGGCCTCAACTTCAGAGTGCTACGGTGACCCTCTGGTTCACCCCCAGTCGGAGGATTATTGGGGCAATGTTAACCCGGTTGGTCCCCGTGGGGTTTATGATGAAGCCAAGAGATTCGCTGAAGCCATAACCATGGCATATCACAGATACCATGGTATTGAAACCAGGATTGCCAGAATATTTAATACCTATGGTCCTAAAATGAGGCTGGATGACGGCAGAGCTTTACCTACCTTTATATGCCAGGCATTGCGTAAGGAGGAACTTACTGTATTTGGAGACGGACTACAGACCCGAAGCTTTTGCTACGTTTCAGATTTGGTCGAGGGTATTTACAGACTGCTGATGTCTGATGAAATCCCACCTGTAAATTTGGGCAATCCCAGCGAGATAACTATCCTGGAGTTTGCGGAGAAGATACTGGAATTAACAGATAGTAAAAGCAAAATAACCTTTACAACCCTGCCTGAGGATGATCCTAAAGTAAGACAACCTGAGATTAGCAAGGCTAAAAAGCTGCTTAACTGGGAACCCAAAATATCCCTTGACGAAGGGTTAAAGATGACACTGGAGTATTTTAAAGAAAGGGTTTGA
- a CDS encoding ATP-binding protein produces MENRAPYIRIWQDLAADKSMIFLVGPRQTGKTTLAQIISGSFANSLYFNWDIAGHRTKFIQNPIFFETLERRNSSTPLIVLDEIHKYSDWKNYLKGIYDLFHDNYQFLVSGSGRLDLYQKRGDSLAGRYFLFHLWPFTIAELGNRNKRIGSFLDDPLQIEMERTDELKEIWSGLAELSGFPEPYLAGKTTTYRRWSNTYSQQLIREDIRDLTGVKSVADMETLYLLLPSKVGNPISIPSLAGDLKVSYNSVRSWLSVFERFFLIFSIPPWTMKVARAIQKERKVYLWDAPRIKEPAARFENMVALELYRAITAWNDMGYGSFSLHFIKNKEQQEVDFLIANDGEPLVLIEAKLSDTEPSSALKKFQGVLKIPATQLVEESRGYRMMSNGDRYILIAPAYQWLSSLP; encoded by the coding sequence ATGGAAAATAGAGCCCCGTATATCAGAATCTGGCAGGACCTTGCTGCTGATAAAAGCATGATATTCCTTGTAGGGCCACGTCAAACAGGAAAGACCACTCTTGCCCAAATCATTTCCGGTTCTTTTGCAAATAGTCTCTATTTCAATTGGGATATTGCCGGACACAGGACAAAATTCATTCAAAATCCTATTTTTTTCGAAACCTTAGAGCGCCGGAATTCATCCACTCCACTGATTGTTCTTGACGAAATCCATAAATACAGTGACTGGAAAAACTATCTCAAAGGCATCTATGACCTGTTTCATGATAATTACCAGTTTCTTGTTTCAGGGAGTGGAAGGCTGGATCTCTATCAGAAGAGGGGGGATTCGCTGGCCGGGCGCTACTTTCTGTTTCACCTGTGGCCTTTTACGATTGCCGAGTTGGGGAATAGGAATAAAAGGATTGGTTCTTTTCTCGATGACCCGTTGCAAATAGAAATGGAGCGTACTGATGAACTGAAAGAGATATGGTCGGGTCTGGCTGAATTAAGTGGATTTCCAGAACCGTACCTGGCAGGGAAAACAACGACCTACCGCCGATGGTCAAACACTTATTCCCAGCAATTAATACGTGAGGATATTCGTGACCTGACCGGCGTGAAATCTGTAGCGGATATGGAAACGCTCTATCTTTTGTTACCATCTAAGGTGGGGAATCCTATCTCAATACCCTCACTGGCAGGTGATTTGAAAGTATCCTATAATTCTGTCAGGAGTTGGTTATCTGTTTTTGAAAGATTTTTCCTGATTTTTAGTATTCCCCCATGGACAATGAAAGTTGCACGGGCAATCCAAAAAGAGCGTAAGGTGTATCTATGGGATGCGCCCAGGATAAAAGAACCAGCGGCCAGGTTTGAAAATATGGTGGCATTGGAGTTGTACAGGGCGATTACAGCATGGAATGATATGGGTTATGGTTCATTCTCCCTGCATTTTATTAAGAATAAGGAACAACAGGAAGTAGACTTTCTCATCGCAAACGATGGTGAGCCACTTGTTTTGATTGAGGCTAAACTTTCAGATACAGAGCCTTCCAGTGCTCTTAAGAAGTTCCAGGGTGTTTTGAAAATACCCGCAACTCAACTTGTCGAGGAAAGCAGAGGTTACCGTATGATGTCAAACGGAGACCGATATATACTTATCGCTCCCGCATATCAGTGGCTTTCGAGCTTACCCTAA
- a CDS encoding transglutaminase domain-containing protein: MKRPNFFFLFFLLISVLIPQNSLKAETKILKGKHIVIYDIVNPLGVEYLPNYSNKFYKQEVLASDEFSKRLIIEIDLSPLNSSARFPIALKELPNNMQKFLTAEQNIQTNDSMISEKARELVREAKYVHEAFAAIADWLIDTVSYDAGPGVRQDARSVMTTKRGSCVGITCLSIAMLRSVGIPARYAHGYLPPGYDWGISKKYWGIKINGGGFHAWIEVYYPDIGWTFSDLEHSKDFVDPFHILRYIDGVEHTPRYYKGGEMDVENATTYTIFKEENTTLPVDQLPSPGKAILGRQRAAQQFGTIYGSVIGADEKIIPKGKVTLWKGSKGRIFLFEQGKYSIIGLKEGNYRIAFEADGYSGLDKDITIKDKEIVNVNIKLDDKR, encoded by the coding sequence TTGAAACGGCCAAACTTTTTTTTCCTTTTTTTTCTCTTAATTTCAGTTTTGATTCCTCAAAATTCCCTCAAGGCAGAAACAAAGATACTCAAGGGGAAGCATATTGTTATATACGATATTGTAAACCCTCTGGGTGTTGAGTACCTGCCAAACTATTCGAATAAATTCTATAAGCAGGAAGTACTTGCTTCTGATGAATTCAGCAAAAGACTAATAATTGAGATTGACCTCAGTCCTCTGAACTCATCTGCCAGGTTTCCCATAGCATTAAAGGAACTTCCCAACAATATGCAAAAATTTTTAACCGCCGAGCAAAATATTCAAACAAACGATTCGATGATTTCAGAAAAGGCAAGAGAACTGGTTAGAGAGGCTAAATATGTACATGAAGCATTTGCTGCTATTGCCGATTGGTTAATCGATACTGTTAGTTATGATGCAGGTCCCGGTGTGCGCCAGGATGCCAGATCAGTAATGACAACGAAACGAGGGTCCTGTGTAGGCATTACTTGTCTTTCTATCGCTATGCTGAGGAGTGTCGGAATCCCAGCCAGGTATGCCCATGGTTACTTGCCGCCAGGTTATGATTGGGGAATTTCAAAGAAATATTGGGGAATTAAGATTAACGGCGGTGGATTCCATGCCTGGATAGAGGTATACTACCCGGATATTGGCTGGACGTTTTCTGACCTGGAACACTCTAAGGATTTTGTTGATCCCTTCCATATCCTGAGGTACATTGATGGAGTTGAACATACCCCTCGTTACTATAAAGGTGGAGAGATGGATGTGGAAAATGCAACAACTTATACGATATTTAAAGAGGAAAATACTACTTTGCCGGTAGACCAGCTTCCATCCCCTGGAAAGGCAATCCTGGGCAGGCAAAGGGCAGCTCAACAGTTTGGGACTATTTATGGTTCTGTAATCGGTGCTGATGAAAAGATAATTCCTAAAGGGAAAGTTACCTTATGGAAAGGGTCTAAGGGTCGTATTTTCCTATTTGAACAAGGAAAATATTCGATAATCGGACTTAAGGAAGGAAACTACAGGATTGCTTTTGAGGCAGATGGATATAGTGGACTTGACAAGGACATCACAATTAAGGATAAAGAAATAGTCAATGTTAACATAAAGCTGGATGACAAAAGGTAA
- a CDS encoding AAA family ATPase — protein sequence MEKTLIIERIQDIKLPSDRSAFLWGPRKTGKTTLLRQKFPDACWIDLLDHDIFLALSRKPTSLRQVLEAQSSRLAVIDEVQKIPNLMDEIHWLIENRDYRFILSGSSARKLKRSTANLLGGRAWRFELYPLVTHELKEKFHLEKALLHGLLPSHYLSTDSEMDLKSYVFDYLKEEIQAEALTRNIPAFSRFLDSAAAMNGMLLNYSNAAREAGVSVKTIREYYQILEDTLIGYQLPSWNKSKKRRLIETSKFYFFDTGIVAALLHYKTLHPATDNFGRAFEHFIFQECRAYRHYSRLDFPIHYWRTAGGSEVDLILGDAEVAIEIKSSENAGDRTKGIHLFKEEFKCKNAFIISRDPVPRRITSDITVLPWKTFCEMLWNGDII from the coding sequence ATGGAAAAGACCCTCATAATAGAAAGGATTCAAGACATTAAATTGCCGTCTGATAGATCGGCTTTCCTCTGGGGTCCCAGAAAGACAGGTAAGACCACCCTTTTAAGACAGAAGTTTCCTGATGCCTGCTGGATAGACCTTCTGGATCACGACATCTTTTTAGCCCTCAGCCGGAAACCCACCAGCCTGCGTCAGGTTCTGGAAGCGCAATCTTCCAGACTTGCTGTCATTGATGAGGTGCAGAAGATCCCAAATCTCATGGATGAAATCCACTGGCTTATAGAAAACAGGGACTACCGGTTCATACTTTCAGGCTCCAGCGCAAGGAAACTGAAAAGGTCAACAGCGAATCTACTTGGCGGCAGGGCATGGCGTTTTGAGCTTTATCCCCTTGTCACCCATGAACTCAAGGAAAAATTTCATCTCGAAAAGGCCCTTCTTCATGGACTTCTGCCTTCCCATTACCTTTCAACCGACAGTGAAATGGATTTAAAGTCCTATGTTTTTGATTATCTGAAAGAGGAAATACAGGCAGAGGCACTTACCCGTAATATACCCGCCTTTTCCAGATTCCTGGATTCTGCTGCGGCCATGAACGGTATGCTGCTTAACTATTCAAATGCTGCCCGGGAAGCGGGGGTCTCTGTCAAGACCATAAGGGAATATTACCAGATACTCGAAGACACGCTTATAGGATATCAATTGCCATCATGGAATAAATCAAAAAAGAGAAGGTTGATAGAGACTTCTAAGTTTTATTTTTTTGATACAGGGATTGTCGCTGCGCTTTTACATTATAAGACGCTCCATCCTGCCACTGATAATTTCGGACGCGCCTTTGAACATTTTATATTCCAGGAATGCCGGGCATACAGGCATTACAGCCGTTTGGATTTTCCTATTCATTATTGGAGGACCGCCGGAGGATCGGAAGTAGATCTTATACTTGGCGACGCAGAAGTTGCTATAGAGATCAAATCATCTGAAAATGCAGGTGACAGAACAAAGGGTATCCATCTGTTCAAAGAGGAATTCAAATGTAAAAATGCTTTCATTATCTCAAGAGACCCTGTTCCGAGAAGAATAACCTCAGATATAACAGTGTTGCCCTGGAAAACCTTTTGCGAAATGCTCTGGAATGGCGATATTATTTAA
- a CDS encoding DUF2283 domain-containing protein has product MGKVVVYYHKDSDTMDIWFGNPEDEVICEEAGEGIILKKDKNGKTIGIEKLYVSKTVGINQPLPVELVVA; this is encoded by the coding sequence ATGGGCAAGGTAGTTGTTTACTATCACAAGGATTCAGACACAATGGATATATGGTTTGGAAATCCCGAAGATGAGGTTATATGTGAAGAGGCAGGAGAGGGTATTATTCTGAAAAAAGATAAAAATGGAAAGACCATTGGTATTGAAAAGCTCTATGTAAGTAAAACAGTCGGTATAAATCAACCATTGCCTGTCGAGTTAGTAGTAGCTTAA
- the rfaQ gene encoding putative lipopolysaccharide heptosyltransferase III, with amino-acid sequence MNNSTEQALKELNYGGYPDLSTVRKILVINFANIGDVILSSPIFSVLRKTIPGVLVDALVNSGSEEVLIENPDVNFIHVLNRQALEAGKIHRIKEEIRLVRAIRVKRYDMTINLRTGDRGRYLGFVSGAEIRVGVDSKRKPLRGKWKFLTIPVRLAPAHRHYVERHLDCLRRIGIFPYGNLKSPTFFEGEQAKFRVNELLRKAGISDSVPYAVVHPTSRWLFKCWPDEKVADLIALIQGELKTPVIITSGPDSSEIAHTKNILSKTLHDVIDFSGILNLRELGALIRRARLFIGVDSAPMHISAAVKTPIIALFGPTSELDWGPWGQGHRILRSASHPCRPCGQDGCGGSKKSECIESIEVNTVFNAVKECLAE; translated from the coding sequence TTGAATAATTCAACTGAGCAGGCTTTAAAAGAATTGAATTATGGTGGTTACCCTGATCTTTCTACTGTAAGAAAAATATTGGTTATAAACTTTGCAAATATCGGTGATGTAATTCTATCATCCCCTATATTCAGCGTGTTGAGGAAAACAATTCCCGGAGTATTGGTGGATGCCTTGGTAAACAGCGGAAGTGAAGAAGTTTTGATAGAGAATCCCGATGTCAACTTCATTCATGTCCTTAACAGGCAAGCACTGGAAGCCGGGAAAATTCACCGTATAAAAGAAGAAATCAGACTTGTTCGGGCAATTCGTGTTAAAAGATATGACATGACAATCAATTTAAGAACAGGCGATAGAGGGAGATACCTTGGATTTGTCTCCGGGGCTGAAATAAGGGTTGGCGTTGACTCAAAAAGAAAGCCGTTACGCGGGAAATGGAAGTTTTTAACTATCCCGGTACGACTTGCCCCGGCACATCGGCACTATGTTGAAAGACACCTTGACTGTTTAAGGAGGATTGGTATATTCCCTTACGGCAATTTAAAATCTCCAACATTTTTTGAAGGGGAACAGGCAAAGTTTCGTGTCAATGAGTTACTCAGAAAAGCAGGTATTTCAGATAGCGTTCCCTATGCTGTTGTTCATCCGACATCCAGATGGTTGTTTAAATGTTGGCCTGATGAAAAGGTTGCCGATTTGATAGCTTTAATTCAGGGAGAGCTTAAAACTCCTGTAATTATAACATCAGGGCCTGACAGTTCAGAAATAGCACATACAAAAAATATTTTGAGTAAAACCCTGCATGATGTGATAGATTTTTCAGGCATATTGAATTTGAGAGAACTTGGGGCACTGATTCGCAGAGCCAGGTTGTTTATTGGAGTGGATTCAGCCCCAATGCATATATCGGCTGCTGTTAAAACTCCTATTATAGCACTTTTCGGTCCCACAAGTGAGCTGGACTGGGGGCCCTGGGGACAGGGGCACAGGATTTTGAGATCGGCTTCTCATCCATGTCGGCCCTGCGGTCAGGATGGATGCGGAGGCAGCAAAAAAAGCGAATGTATTGAAAGTATTGAAGTAAACACAGTTTTTAACGCTGTTAAGGAGTGTCTGGCAGAATAG
- a CDS encoding ATP-binding protein: protein MLHNLFNIHQGFSPYIIPPFLGLLTTLGLALLAFIKGKGRKSNLLFACLCTIGVFLNIDVALMTIVTKGDIALKISRYDHLLLVYNIPIYLHFVHTFFSINKKRWLVPVAYLFSFSLMFFTQSQFYLIGSYRYYFGFFAKGGPLFYLFFSVNSLVLLYCLYLSYKQIKEEINPVKRNQIKYVFLGFGTYTILALLNVLPMSGIEIYPFGNFGFISMIILAFGVLKHDLLDMGFLIRKGMVYSSITAFLMAFYAFLIVAFDMIFKGFKISDSFLFPVFLFLIILFVFIPVKEKVQMVIDRIFFKGKYDYQKTLRDVSQAMRSILHIDEIVNRIIDTVINSMHVTSVSVVLWSEEEKAFRVHSVKGEFEKNVKEIELVPESPLIALLMSQKRELSKHDIEEGNEWIINKRECLRQLGYLHASLIVPMIFNNSVKGFIGLGYKKSGDLYTSEDMELLQTLANQSSISIENARSYRIIEDLNKNLEMKIQARTKELERALLEKEKTQEQLIRSESLAAVGQLVAGVAHELNNPLSSVSSLIQSTVQYLEDKDVKREYEGEIIDDLRFTLKELMRAKEIIASLLDISRQTQGYTEPVNINTVVKDALRVLYNQYKRYEVEIVEEFHEDIPEIKGNFANLGQVCLNIIKNSIQEVKGNAGNITLRTGFDQKSNRVIFECTDTGKGIPPSTIKDIFKPFFTTKEVGTGTGLGLYISHEIVKRHRGDIFVFSTPGKGTTFRVELPVDS from the coding sequence ATGTTACATAACCTTTTTAACATCCATCAAGGGTTTTCCCCTTACATAATCCCCCCTTTTTTGGGTCTCCTGACAACGCTGGGGTTGGCTTTGCTGGCCTTTATAAAGGGAAAAGGCAGAAAGTCAAATCTCCTCTTTGCCTGTCTGTGCACTATTGGGGTCTTTTTGAATATAGATGTGGCACTGATGACTATCGTAACAAAAGGAGATATAGCCCTTAAAATCAGCAGATATGATCACCTGTTATTGGTCTATAATATTCCCATATACCTCCACTTTGTTCATACCTTTTTTTCTATAAACAAAAAAAGATGGCTGGTCCCGGTAGCCTACCTGTTCAGTTTTTCATTGATGTTTTTCACCCAATCCCAATTCTATCTTATCGGCAGTTATAGGTATTACTTCGGCTTTTTTGCTAAAGGCGGGCCACTTTTTTATCTGTTTTTCTCCGTGAATTCTTTAGTGCTTTTATACTGTCTGTATCTCTCCTACAAACAGATAAAAGAAGAGATAAACCCTGTAAAACGTAATCAGATTAAGTACGTCTTTCTGGGGTTCGGAACATATACCATATTGGCACTGCTAAACGTTCTTCCAATGAGCGGGATAGAAATCTACCCCTTCGGCAATTTTGGTTTTATATCCATGATAATCCTCGCTTTTGGAGTTTTAAAGCACGATCTTCTGGATATGGGATTTCTCATAAGAAAAGGCATGGTTTATTCATCGATTACTGCCTTCCTAATGGCGTTTTATGCCTTTTTAATAGTAGCATTTGATATGATTTTTAAGGGCTTCAAAATTTCTGATTCTTTTCTCTTTCCTGTCTTCCTTTTCCTCATCATTCTGTTTGTTTTTATCCCCGTGAAAGAAAAGGTTCAAATGGTTATCGACAGAATCTTCTTTAAGGGTAAATACGATTATCAGAAAACATTAAGAGATGTTAGTCAGGCTATGAGGTCTATCCTTCATATAGATGAGATAGTAAATCGCATTATTGACACAGTCATAAATTCAATGCATGTAACCAGCGTATCAGTGGTTTTGTGGAGTGAGGAAGAAAAAGCCTTTCGAGTCCACAGTGTAAAGGGAGAGTTCGAAAAAAATGTAAAAGAAATAGAGTTAGTGCCGGAAAGCCCATTGATTGCCCTGCTGATGAGCCAAAAAAGAGAACTATCCAAGCATGATATTGAAGAAGGAAATGAGTGGATAATTAACAAAAGAGAGTGCCTCAGGCAATTGGGGTATCTGCACGCAAGTTTAATAGTTCCTATGATCTTTAATAATTCTGTAAAAGGTTTTATCGGCCTTGGTTACAAAAAATCGGGCGATCTATATACCTCGGAAGACATGGAATTACTGCAAACCTTAGCAAATCAAAGCAGTATTTCAATAGAAAATGCCAGGTCGTACAGGATAATCGAGGACTTAAATAAGAACCTTGAGATGAAGATACAGGCTCGTACAAAAGAGCTGGAGAGGGCTTTGTTAGAGAAGGAAAAAACACAAGAACAGCTTATCCGATCAGAGAGTCTGGCGGCTGTCGGACAATTGGTAGCCGGGGTGGCACATGAACTGAATAATCCCCTCTCAAGTGTATCGAGCCTTATTCAATCTACTGTGCAATATTTGGAAGATAAGGATGTTAAAAGGGAATATGAAGGTGAGATTATAGACGATCTTCGGTTTACATTAAAAGAGTTAATGCGTGCAAAGGAGATCATTGCCAGTCTCCTGGATATATCACGTCAGACCCAAGGGTATACAGAGCCAGTGAATATAAACACGGTTGTTAAGGATGCATTGCGGGTACTTTATAATCAATATAAAAGATACGAGGTAGAAATAGTGGAAGAGTTCCATGAAGACATCCCGGAGATTAAAGGGAACTTTGCCAATCTGGGGCAGGTATGTCTGAATATAATAAAGAACTCTATCCAGGAAGTTAAAGGGAACGCCGGGAATATAACCTTAAGAACAGGTTTTGACCAAAAGAGCAACAGGGTAATCTTTGAATGTACTGATACAGGTAAGGGGATACCCCCGTCAACAATCAAAGATATATTTAAACCCTTCTTTACCACAAAAGAGGTGGGTACAGGTACTGGACTTGGTTTGTATATTTCTCACGAGATTGTAAAAAGGCACAGGGGAGATATCTTCGTTTTTAGCACGCCAGGCAAGGGGACTACCTTTCGGGTTGAGTTGCCTGTTGACTCATAA
- a CDS encoding LPP20 family lipoprotein, whose product MLTSKFYMKSFSLFVMLLLLLSLSPCFLFAANGNDLTENLPSGTINWSRGIITATGSGAPPSSVGNPAQARLMAKRAAVLDARRNLLETVKGVTVDAQTTVQNFMTTSDIVVTKVSGIVKLSRVINTRYMSDGAVEVTVEMDLRGDLLKLMLEETGEQKKALAPALIPRKEVPPTIKPPSVETPQTKLPTPPVPSKPLLEAKIQEPPKPPSVETPQTKPVQPPPEPALEVKVKEAKKEDRKEEISGDIDLTKLNYSGLVVDARKLQIRPALIPKIMDQKGELIYSDANLLQKDAVKMGVVGYAKDVDAAKKNQRVTENPFVIKGIQATGQKRTDVVINDRDANIIQGSDKYTNYLKNGRVLLVYD is encoded by the coding sequence ATGCTAACTTCAAAATTTTATATGAAATCCTTTTCTTTATTTGTTATGCTACTGCTCCTGTTGTCTCTTTCTCCATGTTTCCTTTTTGCCGCTAATGGCAATGATTTGACAGAGAATCTTCCCAGCGGAACAATCAACTGGAGTAGAGGCATTATAACTGCTACCGGAAGTGGTGCCCCTCCTTCTTCTGTAGGCAATCCGGCTCAGGCCCGATTGATGGCTAAACGCGCAGCGGTCCTGGATGCCCGCCGTAACTTACTGGAAACGGTTAAAGGGGTTACAGTAGATGCACAGACAACAGTGCAGAATTTTATGACAACCAGTGACATTGTGGTAACTAAGGTAAGCGGTATAGTAAAGCTGTCAAGGGTTATAAATACCAGGTATATGAGTGACGGTGCAGTAGAGGTTACCGTAGAAATGGACCTGAGAGGGGATCTGTTAAAGTTGATGCTGGAAGAAACCGGAGAGCAAAAAAAAGCTCTTGCCCCTGCGCTAATCCCAAGGAAGGAGGTCCCTCCGACTATTAAACCACCGTCTGTTGAAACTCCACAAACAAAGCTTCCAACGCCTCCAGTTCCCTCCAAGCCGCTGTTGGAAGCAAAAATACAAGAACCACCTAAACCACCATCTGTTGAAACTCCACAAACAAAGCCTGTACAGCCGCCGCCCGAACCCGCGTTAGAAGTAAAAGTAAAGGAGGCTAAAAAGGAGGACAGGAAGGAAGAAATTTCGGGAGATATAGATCTGACCAAGCTCAACTACTCAGGGTTGGTAGTCGATGCCAGGAAGCTTCAAATACGTCCTGCCCTGATACCAAAGATTATGGATCAAAAGGGGGAACTTATATACAGTGATGCAAATTTACTACAAAAAGACGCTGTAAAGATGGGAGTAGTAGGGTATGCCAAAGACGTAGATGCAGCTAAAAAGAACCAGCGGGTTACTGAAAATCCCTTTGTCATAAAAGGAATCCAGGCTACAGGTCAGAAGAGGACAGATGTGGTGATCAACGATCGGGACGCGAATATCATTCAGGGGTCAGATAAATACACAAACTATTTGAAAAATGGAAGAGTACTTTTAGTCTATGATTGA
- a CDS encoding lysylphosphatidylglycerol synthase transmembrane domain-containing protein, whose product MKMKIKLFVGIVISLVFLYLALRNVSYENLLISLQKANYLYLIPAILLGLLTMWLRAIRWRYLLEPIKRIKNHSLFSAVMIGFMANNVLPARIGEFVRAYAIGKKENLSKSLSFATIVVERILDGFTLLAFLLAILIFFPLPGWLKKAGISAFIFYLLIIAFFVLLKRYKENMLKFSAYLLSPFSKRLSQKTTEFLISFVAGFDVLKGKKQIALILFYSFSIWITYAVLTLLVFISFNFNLPVYAPFLLVVILTFGVMIPSSPGFIGTYQFFCVTGLAFWGIKESDALGFSLVYHASQYFPVTFLGLFYLWKDNISFKEIRSEKI is encoded by the coding sequence ATGAAAATGAAAATAAAACTCTTTGTGGGTATAGTAATAAGCCTTGTTTTTCTGTATCTTGCCCTTCGCAATGTGAGTTATGAAAACCTGCTGATTTCACTGCAAAAGGCAAATTACCTCTATTTAATCCCCGCCATTCTTCTAGGATTGCTTACTATGTGGCTTCGAGCTATAAGGTGGCGTTATTTGCTGGAGCCCATAAAAAGGATTAAAAATCATAGTCTGTTCTCCGCAGTAATGATAGGATTTATGGCCAATAATGTATTGCCTGCCAGGATAGGGGAGTTTGTCAGGGCATATGCTATTGGCAAAAAGGAGAATCTGAGCAAGAGTTTGTCATTTGCAACTATTGTTGTTGAAAGGATATTGGATGGTTTTACCCTGTTAGCATTTTTATTGGCGATACTTATATTTTTCCCCTTGCCTGGCTGGCTAAAAAAGGCAGGGATCTCGGCATTTATCTTCTATCTATTGATTATTGCCTTTTTTGTACTCTTAAAGAGATACAAAGAAAATATGCTGAAGTTCTCTGCATATCTATTATCACCTTTTTCCAAACGGCTATCTCAAAAGACCACTGAATTTTTGATATCCTTTGTAGCCGGTTTTGATGTCTTGAAGGGCAAAAAACAGATAGCATTAATCTTGTTTTATTCCTTTTCCATATGGATAACATATGCTGTTTTAACATTACTGGTTTTCATATCTTTTAATTTTAATCTCCCGGTTTATGCCCCTTTTCTTCTCGTTGTGATCCTGACCTTTGGTGTAATGATCCCTTCTTCCCCTGGCTTTATTGGTACTTACCAATTTTTCTGTGTAACTGGACTGGCTTTTTGGGGTATCAAAGAGAGCGATGCTCTGGGTTTCTCACTGGTTTATCATGCAAGCCAATATTTTCCTGTAACCTTCTTAGGACTATTTTACCTCTGGAAGGACAATATTTCTTTTAAGGAAATCAGAAGTGAAAAAATTTAA